Proteins found in one Panicum hallii strain FIL2 chromosome 4, PHallii_v3.1, whole genome shotgun sequence genomic segment:
- the LOC112890489 gene encoding aspartyl protease AED1-like, which translates to MASSAAVPSLLFCLVLLVSPYLGYSCPTSYTHGRSSSDGVPVLHRLSPCSPLGGARNQEKTTTVADVLHRDALRLRSLRGEDNHGAPAPAPGPSAPGGGGVSIPVRGDPIEARPGAFEYHVVAGFGTPAQELTVGFDTYTSSATLLKCTPCAATEPCDQAFEPSASSSLAQVPCGSPDCPFHGCSGPSCTFSLGTNNTLLGNVTFMTDKLTLTSSATVENFRFACLEAGFRPRDNSTGILDLSRNSHSLASRAPSSPGTVAFSYCLPSSPSTVGFLSLGAPKPELSGRKVSYTPLRSNPGNGNMYVVELVGVGLGGRDLSVPPTAFAGDTLVDLHTTFTYLRPEAYSVLRDNFRQWMTEYKPAPPLGVLDTCYNFTGRNFFSVPAITLKFNGGADVDMSMNGIMYFPDPGNHFSIACLAFAAAPTNAREAAVVGNRAQSSMEVVYDVRGGKVGFVPFRC; encoded by the exons ATGGCTTCTTCAGCCGCCGTTCCATCCCTGCTCTTCTGCTTGGTGCTCCTTGTTTCACCTTACCTTGGCTACTCCTGCCCCACCAGCTACACCCATG GACGGAGCAGCAGCGATGGGGTGCCTGTGCTGCACCGGCTGAGTCCATGCTCCCCTCTCGGCGGCGCACGGAACCAGGAAAAGACGACGACCGTGGCCGACGTCCTCCACCGCGACGCGCTCCGCCTCCGCTCCCTTCGCGGAGAGGACAACCATGGGGCCCCGGCCCCTGCGCCCGGACCGTCAGCACCTGGCGGTGGCGGGGTCTCCATCCCCGTCAGAGGCGACCCGATCGAAGCGCGGCCCGGGGCGTTCGAGTACCACGTCGTGGCTGGCTTCGGCACCCCGGCGCAGGAGCTCACCGTGGGGTTCGACACCTACACCTCGAGCGCGACGCTGCTCAAGTGCACGCCGTGCGCCGCCACGGAGCCGTGCGACCAGGCCTTCGAGCCGTCGGCGTCGTCCTCCCTCGCTCAGGTCCCCTGTGGCTCGCCGGACTGCCCGTTCCATGGCTGCTCCGGACCCAGCTGCACTTTTAGCCTCGGCACCAACAATACTTTGCTGGGCAACGTAACCTTCATGACCGACAAGCTCACGCTGACGTCGTCGGCCACCGTGGAAAACTTCAGGTTCGCGTGCCTGGAGGCCGGCTTCAGGCCGAGGGATAACTCCACCGgcatcctcgacctcagccgGAACAGCCACTCGCTGGCGTCACGCGCTCCTTCCTCGCCGGGCACGGTCGCCTTCTCCTACTGCCTGCCGTCGTCCCCAAGTACGGTGGGCTTCCTCTCCCTCGGCGCCCCCAAGCCGGAGCTCTCCGGGCGCAAGGTGAGCTACACCCCGCTGCGGAGCAACCCTGGCAACGGAAACATGTACGTCGTGGAGCTCGTGGGGGTGGGCCTCGGCGGCCGTGACCTCTCGGTCCCGCCCACCGCATTCGCCGGCGACACGCTCGTCGACCTGCACACGACCTTCACCTACCTAAGGCCCGAGGCGTACTCGGTCCTCCGCGACAACTTCCGCCAGTGGATGACGGAGTACAAGCCGGCGCCGCCTCTCGGCGTGCTCGACACGTGCTACAACTTCACCGGGCGGAACTTCTTCTCCGTGCCGGCCATCACGCTTAAGTTCAACGGCGGGGCAGACGTCGACATGTCCATGAATGGGATAATGTACTTCCCTGACCCCGGCAACCACTTCTCCATCGCGTGCCTCGCTTTCGCCGCGGCGCCGACGAACGCGCGGGAGGCAGCGGTGGTCGGGAACAGGGCGCAGTCCTCGATGGAGGTGGTTTACGACGTGCGCGGAGGGAAGGTTGGGTTCGTCCCGTTCCGCTGCTGA